A portion of the Micromonospora vinacea genome contains these proteins:
- a CDS encoding class I SAM-dependent methyltransferase, whose protein sequence is MTIAPDLIAVKARQQVTWASGDYGAVAALIHPISELLVTAADLSAGARVLDVATGSGNAAIAAARCGCVVTGVDYVPELLGRGQARATAERLPVTFVTGDAERLAYADGSFDAVLSVVGVMFAPDQERAASELVRVCRPGGTVALASWTPQGFIGDLFRTVGRHVPPPAGLRPPVEWGDEGRVRELLGAAVGELRAVRREFVFRFGTPEEFADFFRANYGPTLKAFEALPEERRPDLYADLVELVRAHNRATDATVRVPAEYLEVVARRTPDPA, encoded by the coding sequence ATGACCATCGCACCCGATCTCATCGCCGTGAAGGCACGCCAGCAGGTGACGTGGGCCAGCGGTGACTACGGCGCGGTCGCCGCGCTCATCCACCCGATCTCCGAACTTCTGGTGACCGCCGCCGACCTGTCGGCCGGTGCCCGCGTACTCGACGTGGCGACCGGGTCCGGCAACGCCGCCATCGCCGCCGCCCGCTGCGGCTGCGTCGTGACAGGCGTCGACTACGTACCCGAACTCTTGGGACGGGGCCAGGCCCGCGCCACAGCGGAACGACTCCCGGTCACGTTCGTGACCGGCGACGCGGAGCGCCTGGCGTACGCCGACGGGTCCTTCGACGCGGTCCTCTCCGTCGTCGGCGTGATGTTCGCGCCGGACCAGGAGCGGGCGGCGTCCGAACTGGTCCGGGTCTGCCGGCCCGGCGGCACGGTGGCGCTGGCGTCGTGGACGCCGCAGGGCTTCATCGGCGACCTGTTCCGCACTGTGGGGCGGCATGTGCCGCCGCCAGCGGGGCTGCGCCCGCCGGTCGAGTGGGGCGACGAGGGCCGGGTCCGCGAACTGCTCGGTGCGGCAGTGGGTGAACTGCGGGCGGTACGCCGGGAGTTCGTCTTCCGCTTCGGCACCCCGGAGGAGTTCGCCGACTTCTTCCGGGCCAACTACGGGCCGACGTTGAAGGCGTTCGAGGCGCTGCCCGAGGAACGACGACCGGACCTGTACGCCGATCTGGTGGAGCTGGTTCGCGCGCACAACCGCGCAACCGACGCGACGGTCCGCGTCCCGGCGGAGTACCTGGAGGTCGTGGCGCGGCGGACCCCCGACCCGGCCTGA
- a CDS encoding helix-turn-helix transcriptional regulator encodes MTQMTNPPALPNDWWTAAECAAYLGIARGTWAAYVAREQAPAPERMFGRSPAWRPQTVKSWAESRPRHGK; translated from the coding sequence ATGACACAGATGACGAACCCGCCCGCGCTGCCCAACGACTGGTGGACAGCGGCGGAATGCGCCGCCTATCTCGGAATCGCGCGGGGCACCTGGGCGGCCTACGTGGCCCGCGAGCAGGCTCCCGCTCCGGAGCGGATGTTCGGTCGATCGCCGGCTTGGCGGCCCCAGACGGTCAAGAGCTGGGCGGAGTCACGCCCCCGCCACGGCAAGTAG
- a CDS encoding TauD/TfdA family dioxygenase — translation MSGGKDRFLSAAFSYSGGWRYDPGCMAACDERARLTVDFLREALNDAYRHEWSGDQQLLLIDNRVALHGRAAVEKGDEHRLLQRVAFYTGEGK, via the coding sequence GTGAGCGGCGGTAAGGATCGATTCCTCTCAGCTGCCTTCTCTTATTCGGGTGGCTGGCGCTACGACCCAGGGTGCATGGCGGCCTGTGATGAGCGGGCACGTCTTACCGTAGATTTTCTTCGGGAGGCGCTCAACGACGCGTATCGCCACGAGTGGTCGGGGGATCAACAGTTGCTTCTCATTGACAACCGGGTCGCTCTGCATGGGCGCGCAGCCGTGGAGAAGGGCGACGAACATCGACTCCTGCAAAGAGTGGCCTTTTATACGGGGGAGGGCAAGTGA
- a CDS encoding metallophosphoesterase, whose protein sequence is MRKRTLFRLAAGTATIGAATLAYASLVERNMFTLRRYDVPVLPADAEPLRVLHLSDLHMMPDQARKQRWVASLAALDPDLVVVTGDNMAHPGAVPGVLRALQPLLDYPGAFVFGSNDYTGPVLKNPFTYFLPDREYTEGVELPYEELRQVFTGAGWADLNNARTTLKAGGRQLDLVGVDDPHIDRDDYPSVAGAVSSSADLSIALTHSPEPRVLDQMAADGFGLLLAGHTHGGQVCVPGFGALVTNCGLPRSMARGLHRWPGSDSWLHVSAGLGTHPTAPVRFACPPEASILTLIPR, encoded by the coding sequence ATGCGAAAGCGCACACTATTCCGGCTCGCCGCCGGAACCGCCACGATCGGCGCGGCCACCCTCGCGTACGCGTCGCTCGTCGAGCGCAACATGTTCACCCTGCGGCGGTACGACGTGCCGGTGCTCCCGGCCGACGCGGAGCCGCTGCGCGTGCTGCACCTGTCGGACCTGCACATGATGCCCGACCAGGCGCGCAAGCAGCGCTGGGTGGCGTCGCTGGCCGCCCTCGACCCCGACCTGGTGGTGGTGACCGGCGACAACATGGCGCACCCGGGCGCGGTGCCCGGGGTGCTGCGGGCCCTGCAACCGCTGCTGGACTACCCGGGCGCGTTCGTGTTCGGCTCCAACGACTACACCGGGCCGGTGCTGAAGAACCCCTTCACCTACTTCCTGCCCGACCGGGAGTACACCGAAGGCGTCGAGCTGCCCTACGAGGAACTGCGTCAGGTCTTCACCGGCGCCGGCTGGGCGGACCTCAACAACGCCCGGACCACGCTGAAGGCTGGCGGCCGACAACTCGACCTGGTCGGCGTGGACGACCCGCACATCGACCGGGACGACTACCCGTCAGTGGCCGGCGCGGTGTCGTCCTCGGCGGACCTATCCATCGCGCTGACGCACTCACCCGAACCACGGGTGCTCGACCAGATGGCGGCGGACGGCTTCGGGCTGCTGCTGGCAGGGCACACCCACGGTGGTCAGGTCTGCGTACCGGGCTTCGGGGCGCTGGTGACCAACTGTGGCCTGCCCCGCTCGATGGCGCGCGGTCTGCACCGGTGGCCGGGCTCGGACTCCTGGCTGCACGTCTCCGCCGGCCTCGGCACCCACCCGACCGCCCCGGTCCGCTTCGCCTGCCCCCCGGAAGCCAGCATCCTCACCCTCATCCCCCGCTGA
- a CDS encoding XRE family transcriptional regulator: MLEYFIQQRDRTYEEMADAFLRLDEPAAISARHLGRLARGERGSAGATPATRRALQAMFGMPLDDLLRPWTPELAIAQPATDDGSLVLPSPGNERSLIRMAAERARRFTLLAAESTTPEAVEQLRDDVQRLALAYPQRPLTELLGDMVETQDTLFALLERRQTPQQARQLHFLTAVTSGLLAKASHDLADPHAAMLQARTAVLCADQADHNGLRAWLRGLQSMVAYWAGRYAEAVRFAEAGTNIAAGTAGTTSVWLPVSAARGYAALGNSAKALSAIRAAEEAWNRVEPDEVDELGGICTFNQPRTLYYAADALAWLPNEADQAVDFSTRAVNAFANPNDPAWAFGDQAGSHSDLAIARIAARDLEGAIEAVTPVLDLPPSQRINGIVHSVQRVHQAAILAGLAAEGRDLLQQIEDFTSTPLKALPR, translated from the coding sequence ATGCTGGAGTACTTCATCCAGCAGCGCGATCGCACCTACGAGGAGATGGCCGACGCCTTCCTCCGCTTGGACGAACCCGCCGCGATCAGCGCTCGTCACCTTGGTCGACTAGCCAGAGGCGAGCGAGGTTCTGCCGGTGCGACGCCGGCCACGAGGCGAGCGCTACAGGCGATGTTCGGCATGCCGCTTGATGATCTTCTCCGGCCCTGGACTCCGGAACTTGCCATAGCCCAGCCGGCTACCGACGACGGCTCATTGGTGCTGCCGTCACCCGGCAACGAAAGGAGTCTGATCAGAATGGCAGCCGAACGAGCCCGTCGCTTCACCCTCCTCGCCGCCGAGAGCACTACCCCGGAGGCGGTCGAGCAACTCCGCGACGACGTCCAGCGGCTGGCGCTGGCTTATCCACAGCGCCCACTCACCGAACTGCTCGGCGACATGGTCGAAACCCAAGACACCTTGTTCGCCCTGCTGGAGCGGAGGCAGACGCCGCAGCAGGCCCGGCAACTGCACTTCCTCACCGCTGTTACGAGCGGACTGCTCGCCAAGGCTTCTCACGACCTTGCCGACCCACACGCCGCGATGCTGCAAGCCCGCACCGCCGTCCTCTGCGCCGATCAGGCCGACCACAACGGGCTGAGAGCCTGGCTTCGTGGTCTTCAATCCATGGTCGCCTACTGGGCGGGCCGGTACGCCGAGGCCGTTCGGTTCGCCGAAGCGGGCACGAACATCGCCGCCGGCACCGCCGGCACGACCTCCGTGTGGTTGCCGGTGAGCGCCGCCCGTGGATATGCCGCACTCGGCAACAGCGCCAAGGCCCTCAGCGCGATTCGGGCAGCCGAAGAGGCGTGGAACCGTGTCGAGCCGGACGAGGTCGATGAGCTGGGCGGCATCTGCACGTTCAACCAGCCTCGCACGCTCTACTACGCCGCCGACGCCCTCGCATGGCTACCCAACGAGGCAGACCAGGCAGTCGACTTCTCGACCCGCGCCGTCAACGCCTTCGCCAACCCGAACGACCCCGCTTGGGCCTTCGGCGACCAGGCCGGGTCGCACTCGGACCTAGCGATCGCACGGATCGCCGCCCGTGACCTGGAGGGTGCCATCGAGGCCGTCACTCCGGTGCTAGACCTGCCGCCGAGCCAGCGCATCAACGGGATCGTTCACTCCGTGCAGCGGGTGCACCAGGCCGCCATCCTAGCCGGGCTGGCGGCCGAAGGACGCGACCTGCTCCAGCAGATCGAGGACTTCACCAGCACGCCTCTGAAGGCACTTCCCAGGTAG
- a CDS encoding bifunctional metallophosphatase/5'-nucleotidase, giving the protein MFIPGMRRAAVGLTALAVAAFGAVATSPEQADAGPKPVDVTLLALNDFHGNLEPPTGSSGTIAGQTAGGVEFLATHLAELRAAAKKKNTITVAAGDLIGASPLLSAAFHDEPTIEALSMAGLDYASVGNHEFDEGAAELLRIQNGGCHPVDGCIDGTPYRGAGFQYLSANAFKTATGKPLMAPYAIHKVQGVKVGFIGMTLEGTPQIVSQEGVAGLSFADEADTANRYARELRRKGVETIVVLLHEGGAQASTGGINDCVGMTGPIVDITNRMDPSIDVVVSGHTHQAYNCDINGKLVTSASSFGRLVTDIDLKIDRRSGDVISAAANNVVVTRDVAKDPKQTALINRYKTVLGPVAGRQVGVTSQAITRSQETLFGTSLGESPLGNLIADAQLAATDDEQNAVAAFMNPGGVRADLDAGPVTYEEAFTVQPFANNLVTLDLTGAQLYCVLEQQFVTGRTLYPSATVGYVVDPNGTTGTVADPCAGTRVVRGSFTLGGTAVDTAATYRVTVNNFLAGGGDGFSALTGGTNLVTGQIDLDAFVDYLTAQSPVSAPTLDRIRTTAEVPAA; this is encoded by the coding sequence ATGTTCATACCCGGGATGCGTCGGGCCGCCGTTGGCCTGACCGCGCTCGCGGTGGCCGCTTTCGGCGCGGTCGCCACCAGCCCTGAGCAGGCCGACGCCGGGCCGAAGCCGGTCGACGTCACCCTGCTCGCCCTCAACGACTTCCACGGCAACCTCGAACCGCCGACCGGGTCCAGCGGCACCATCGCCGGGCAGACCGCGGGTGGCGTCGAGTTCCTGGCCACCCACCTTGCCGAGCTGCGTGCCGCGGCCAAGAAGAAGAACACCATCACCGTCGCCGCCGGTGACCTGATCGGCGCGTCCCCGCTGCTCTCGGCCGCGTTCCACGACGAGCCGACCATCGAGGCGCTGAGCATGGCCGGGCTGGACTACGCCAGCGTCGGCAACCACGAGTTCGACGAAGGTGCCGCCGAGCTGCTGCGGATCCAGAACGGCGGCTGCCACCCGGTGGACGGCTGCATCGACGGCACCCCGTACCGGGGGGCCGGCTTCCAGTACCTGTCCGCGAACGCCTTCAAGACCGCCACCGGCAAGCCGCTGATGGCGCCGTACGCGATCCACAAGGTGCAGGGCGTCAAGGTCGGCTTCATCGGGATGACCCTGGAGGGCACCCCGCAGATCGTCAGCCAGGAGGGCGTCGCCGGCCTCAGCTTCGCCGACGAGGCGGACACCGCCAACCGGTACGCCCGTGAGCTGCGCCGCAAGGGCGTGGAGACGATCGTCGTGCTGCTACACGAGGGCGGCGCCCAGGCGTCGACCGGCGGCATCAACGACTGCGTCGGCATGACCGGGCCCATCGTGGACATCACCAACCGGATGGACCCGTCGATCGACGTGGTGGTCAGCGGGCACACCCACCAGGCGTACAACTGCGACATCAACGGCAAGCTGGTCACCAGTGCCAGCTCGTTCGGTCGCCTGGTCACCGACATCGACCTCAAGATCGACCGTCGGAGCGGGGACGTGATCTCCGCCGCCGCGAACAACGTCGTGGTCACCCGCGACGTCGCCAAGGACCCGAAGCAGACCGCGCTGATCAACCGGTACAAGACGGTGCTCGGCCCGGTCGCCGGCCGCCAGGTCGGCGTGACCAGCCAGGCGATCACCCGAAGCCAGGAAACCCTCTTCGGTACGAGTCTGGGCGAATCGCCACTGGGCAACCTCATCGCCGACGCGCAACTCGCCGCCACCGACGACGAACAGAACGCCGTCGCCGCCTTCATGAACCCGGGCGGGGTCCGGGCCGACCTCGACGCCGGCCCGGTCACCTACGAGGAGGCGTTCACGGTCCAGCCGTTCGCCAACAACCTGGTGACACTGGACCTGACCGGCGCGCAGCTCTACTGCGTCCTGGAGCAGCAGTTCGTCACCGGCCGGACCCTGTACCCGTCGGCAACGGTGGGCTACGTGGTCGACCCGAACGGCACCACCGGTACGGTCGCCGACCCGTGCGCCGGCACCCGCGTGGTCCGGGGCAGCTTCACCCTCGGCGGCACCGCCGTCGACACCGCCGCCACCTACCGGGTGACGGTGAACAACTTCCTGGCCGGCGGCGGTGACGGCTTCAGCGCCCTCACCGGCGGGACGAACCTGGTCACTGGGCAGATCGACCTGGACGCCTTCGTGGACTACCTGACCGCCCAGTCGCCGGTCTCCGCGCCGACGCTGGACCGGATCCGCACCACCGCCGAGGTCCCCGCCGCCTGA
- a CDS encoding helix-turn-helix domain-containing protein: MTAPTIDAPGKALYRITEAMRLLSLSRTVIYEQIRAGRLRTVRQGRSRLVPAAAITAYVDLLEHEAQKGGTR; encoded by the coding sequence TTGACCGCACCCACGATCGACGCGCCGGGCAAGGCTCTCTACCGGATCACTGAGGCCATGCGACTGCTCAGCCTGTCGCGGACCGTGATCTACGAACAGATCCGCGCCGGCCGACTGCGCACCGTCCGACAGGGCCGGTCCCGTCTCGTCCCCGCCGCCGCGATTACCGCCTACGTCGACCTGCTCGAACACGAAGCCCAGAAAGGAGGCACCCGATGA
- a CDS encoding GNAT family N-acetyltransferase, which produces MYPVTLKGRAVILREFRSDDAAPSLALVGDERVTQWLSFDSRDLEAATVMVEGAVARAKTEPRNEYYLAVTLPGDELIGFARLGLDGVKAAKLGYAIRAEQWGHGYATDAARTLTDFGFRELDLHRISAAIGPDNAASAAVARRLGMRYEGRIRDHVFTNGAWRDSDLYSLLAYEWPSTPGAH; this is translated from the coding sequence ATGTACCCCGTGACGCTGAAGGGCCGCGCCGTCATCCTGCGAGAGTTCCGCAGCGACGACGCGGCCCCTTCTCTTGCCCTCGTCGGCGACGAGCGCGTGACCCAGTGGCTCTCATTCGACAGCCGGGACCTTGAAGCCGCGACTGTCATGGTCGAGGGAGCGGTGGCTCGCGCTAAAACGGAGCCTCGCAACGAGTACTACCTAGCGGTGACCCTGCCGGGGGATGAGCTGATCGGCTTCGCTCGACTCGGCCTCGACGGTGTTAAGGCCGCGAAGCTCGGATACGCCATCCGCGCAGAGCAGTGGGGCCACGGCTACGCGACCGACGCGGCACGAACGCTGACCGACTTCGGCTTCCGAGAACTGGATTTACACCGCATCTCCGCAGCCATCGGACCAGATAACGCCGCATCCGCTGCTGTCGCGAGGCGGCTTGGCATGCGGTACGAAGGTCGAATCCGCGATCACGTCTTCACCAATGGCGCGTGGCGGGACTCGGATCTCTACTCCCTGCTCGCTTATGAGTGGCCGTCTACACCTGGTGCCCACTAG
- a CDS encoding GatB/YqeY domain-containing protein translates to MSTLKDRLTADMRSALKARDELTTSTLRMALAAVGTAEVAGKAKRELTDDEVLAVLTKEAKKRREAATAFADAGRAEQAAKESAEGEVLDRYLPKQLSDAELTELVSGALAAGGFTGKAQMGPAMKAAQAAVAGQAEGGRVAAEVRRQLGL, encoded by the coding sequence ATGAGCACGCTGAAGGACCGCCTCACTGCCGACATGCGTTCCGCGCTCAAGGCGCGCGACGAGCTGACCACCTCCACGCTGCGGATGGCCCTGGCCGCCGTTGGCACCGCCGAGGTCGCCGGCAAGGCCAAGCGCGAGCTCACCGATGACGAGGTGCTCGCGGTGCTGACCAAGGAAGCCAAGAAGCGTCGGGAGGCGGCGACCGCCTTCGCCGACGCCGGCCGCGCCGAGCAGGCCGCGAAGGAGAGCGCCGAGGGTGAGGTGCTGGACCGCTACCTGCCCAAGCAGCTCTCGGACGCCGAGCTGACCGAACTGGTGTCGGGGGCGCTCGCCGCGGGCGGCTTCACCGGCAAGGCCCAGATGGGCCCGGCGATGAAGGCGGCCCAGGCTGCGGTGGCGGGCCAGGCCGAGGGTGGCCGGGTGGCCGCCGAGGTACGCCGACAGCTCGGTCTCTGA
- a CDS encoding MFS transporter — translation MLRRALPRRSEARRILLGTLLSAIGRGLTLPFLFIYLTDVRGLTDTRAGLVIGWYGVVTLALSPLGGTLIDRIGARRVVVPCLVIEAIGTGSLALVHSTGSALLVMTVIAIGSSAIWSGQNTILASLTDDDERQRVFGLNFALLNLGIGIGGMTSGAIVDTTRPGTFQTIYLLDAVTYLLPALILLTLPGVGHRLGKRRGVDEPSAGGYLTVLRDRPFRRLVIFGLILTTCGYAQVEVGFAAYAVRVAEVNPRVVAWALAANTVMIVLAQLLVIRRIEGRSRTRALAVVGAVFAIAWLVLGAAGLVSGENAVLAALCVVLCSAIFGFGETMLSPVMPALTNALATDELRGRYNAMSSMIFGISGVIGPVTAGPLIGAANGMVWVATVVGGCLIASLVALSLRRLLTSEQDGLVTTAPASPAPAPTPA, via the coding sequence ATGCTGCGTCGTGCCCTGCCCCGCCGTTCGGAAGCTCGCCGGATCCTCCTCGGCACCCTGCTGTCGGCGATCGGGCGGGGCCTGACCCTGCCGTTCCTGTTCATCTACCTGACCGACGTGCGCGGGCTTACCGACACCCGCGCCGGGCTCGTCATCGGCTGGTACGGCGTGGTCACCCTGGCCCTGTCGCCGCTGGGCGGGACGCTGATCGACCGGATCGGCGCCCGTCGGGTGGTGGTGCCCTGCCTGGTGATCGAGGCGATCGGCACCGGTTCGCTCGCGCTTGTCCACTCCACCGGCTCGGCTCTGCTGGTGATGACGGTGATCGCCATCGGCAGCTCGGCGATCTGGTCCGGGCAGAACACCATCCTCGCGTCGTTGACCGACGACGATGAGCGGCAACGTGTCTTCGGGTTGAACTTCGCCCTGCTCAACCTCGGCATCGGCATCGGTGGCATGACCTCCGGCGCGATCGTCGACACCACCCGGCCCGGCACCTTCCAGACGATCTACCTGCTGGACGCGGTGACCTACCTGTTGCCGGCGCTGATCCTGCTCACCCTTCCCGGGGTGGGTCACCGACTCGGCAAACGCCGGGGCGTCGACGAACCGTCGGCCGGCGGCTACCTGACGGTGCTCCGTGACCGCCCGTTCCGCCGGCTGGTGATCTTCGGGCTGATCCTCACCACCTGCGGGTACGCGCAGGTGGAGGTGGGCTTCGCCGCGTACGCGGTGCGGGTGGCCGAGGTGAACCCCCGGGTCGTGGCCTGGGCGCTGGCGGCCAACACCGTGATGATCGTGCTCGCACAACTGCTGGTGATCCGCCGGATCGAGGGCCGCAGCCGCACCCGGGCACTGGCAGTGGTCGGGGCGGTGTTCGCCATCGCCTGGCTGGTCCTCGGCGCAGCCGGCCTGGTCAGCGGCGAGAACGCCGTGCTGGCCGCCCTGTGCGTGGTGCTCTGCTCGGCGATCTTCGGCTTCGGCGAGACGATGCTGTCCCCGGTGATGCCCGCACTGACCAACGCGCTGGCCACCGACGAGCTGCGCGGCCGGTACAACGCGATGAGTTCGATGATCTTCGGAATCAGCGGTGTGATCGGCCCGGTGACCGCCGGCCCACTCATCGGCGCCGCCAACGGCATGGTCTGGGTGGCGACAGTGGTCGGCGGCTGCCTGATCGCCTCGCTGGTAGCGCTCTCCCTGCGCCGGCTGCTCACCTCCGAGCAGGACGGCCTCGTGACGACCGCCCCGGCGTCCCCCGCCCCCGCGCCCACCCCGGCCTGA
- a CDS encoding site-specific integrase, with product MTTRRARGEGGLHWDESRQRWIATITVGYTPAGKRIVRKGSGKTKTEARAKLREKIRDYEDGLAIAEHHYTVTEAVTDWLTYGLNGRSDRTKTKCEILCRTHIIPALGARKLRELRAQDVDRWLADKATTLSTRTLRDLYGCLNRSVNRAMARDKVKRNVVALCTVPRGQEGRASKSLTLDQAKAVLGASEGTRLHAYVVLSLLTGARTEELRALRWGHVDLDGQLDMDPPLPPSIQVWRSDRDGGDTKTRKSRRTLALPARCVTALTHHRERQEQERKTAGKDWQPLGVVFASTVGTALDAANVRRAFRRVLALAGLDPAAWTPRELRHSFVSLLSDSGVSLEDIADLCGHSGTTVTELVYRHQLRPVLLQGAAVMDRIFAPSAEA from the coding sequence ATGACCACACGCCGCGCCCGAGGTGAAGGCGGCCTGCACTGGGATGAGTCCCGGCAACGCTGGATCGCCACCATCACCGTCGGCTACACCCCGGCCGGCAAACGCATCGTGCGCAAAGGCAGCGGCAAGACCAAGACCGAAGCCCGCGCGAAACTGCGGGAGAAGATCCGCGACTACGAAGACGGGCTCGCCATCGCCGAGCACCACTACACCGTCACCGAAGCCGTCACCGACTGGCTGACCTACGGACTCAACGGCCGATCAGACCGCACCAAGACCAAGTGCGAGATCCTGTGCCGTACCCACATCATTCCGGCGTTGGGCGCTCGGAAGCTCCGCGAGCTTCGCGCCCAGGACGTCGACCGCTGGCTAGCCGACAAGGCCACCACCCTCAGCACTCGCACCCTTCGTGACCTCTACGGATGCCTCAACCGCTCGGTGAACCGAGCCATGGCCCGGGACAAGGTGAAGCGCAACGTCGTCGCGCTGTGCACCGTCCCGCGCGGCCAGGAGGGTCGCGCCTCCAAGTCCCTCACTTTGGACCAGGCGAAGGCCGTCCTCGGCGCGTCCGAGGGAACTCGCCTGCACGCCTATGTCGTGCTCTCGTTGCTGACCGGCGCGCGCACCGAAGAACTCCGCGCCCTGCGCTGGGGCCACGTTGACCTTGACGGCCAACTCGACATGGATCCGCCGCTACCGCCTTCGATCCAGGTGTGGCGCTCTGACCGGGACGGCGGCGATACCAAGACCCGCAAGTCCCGACGCACCCTCGCTCTACCTGCCCGGTGCGTCACCGCCTTGACTCATCACCGGGAACGCCAGGAACAGGAGCGCAAGACTGCCGGCAAGGACTGGCAGCCGCTTGGGGTGGTCTTCGCCTCGACTGTCGGCACTGCCCTCGATGCGGCCAACGTCCGCCGGGCCTTCCGCCGAGTTCTCGCCCTGGCTGGCCTTGATCCGGCTGCCTGGACACCTCGTGAGCTGCGGCACAGCTTTGTGTCGCTGCTGTCCGACAGCGGGGTGAGCCTGGAGGACATCGCCGACCTGTGCGGGCACTCCGGCACCACCGTCACCGAGCTGGTCTACCGTCACCAGCTTCGGCCGGTGCTGCTGCAAGGGGCGGCGGTCATGGATCGCATCTTCGCGCCGTCTGCTGAGGCGTAG
- a CDS encoding replication initiator, translated as MTVTIEPVTPGGIRRPGPQPFVSGRRAVDAADFGRLRAQDPNYFAWLHHVRPAAGCTRPVRLTGESATINPATGELLALASTEDMPDGQIYKPCGNRRAAVCPSCAEVYRRDAFHLIRAGLIGGKGIPTAVTAHPAVFVTLTAPSFGAVHTRRTSKTGQAIPCRPRRAEVLCPHGVDLRCQRLHAADEKALGTPLCLDCYDHHAQVVFNNQAGELWRRTTIAIRRELAKTARAFGLTAGSLRLSYGKVAEMQRRGVVHYHVIIRLDGNEPDCPGAIVAPPAPLGLLDLVAAVEQAAASTAFTTDPHPHQPAGWSIGWGDEGKGRYADIRPVRLAGDGEITDGMVAAYLAKYATKSTEATGHASGRLNGDIIDLYANPDGTHTERLIDAAWTLGGAPDWTGLRRWAHMLGFGGHFLTKSRRYSVTFRILRDARVIWRRTVEHDQDAAEHDSETTVVINTLAYTGSGWLTTGDALLANTAAAMARERAEAGREAMRELVG; from the coding sequence GTGACGGTCACCATCGAACCTGTGACCCCGGGCGGCATCCGTCGCCCGGGACCACAGCCGTTCGTCTCGGGTCGCCGTGCCGTTGACGCCGCCGACTTCGGCCGGCTCCGCGCCCAGGACCCGAACTACTTCGCGTGGCTGCACCACGTCCGCCCCGCCGCCGGCTGCACCCGACCCGTGCGCCTGACCGGCGAGTCGGCCACCATCAACCCCGCCACCGGGGAACTCCTCGCCTTGGCCTCGACCGAGGACATGCCCGACGGGCAGATCTACAAGCCGTGCGGCAACCGCCGCGCCGCCGTCTGCCCGTCCTGCGCCGAGGTCTACCGCCGCGACGCCTTCCACCTCATCCGCGCCGGCCTCATCGGCGGCAAAGGCATCCCCACCGCCGTCACCGCCCACCCCGCCGTCTTCGTGACGCTGACCGCTCCGAGCTTCGGCGCGGTCCACACCCGGCGCACCAGCAAGACCGGGCAGGCCATTCCGTGCCGTCCGCGCCGTGCTGAGGTGCTGTGCCCGCACGGGGTGGACCTGCGCTGCCAACGGCTGCACGCCGCCGATGAGAAGGCTCTCGGGACGCCGCTGTGCTTGGACTGCTACGACCACCACGCCCAGGTCGTGTTCAACAACCAGGCCGGGGAGCTGTGGCGGCGCACCACCATCGCGATCCGTCGCGAGCTGGCCAAGACCGCCCGAGCGTTCGGCCTCACCGCGGGCTCCTTGCGCCTGTCCTACGGCAAGGTCGCCGAGATGCAACGACGCGGCGTCGTGCACTACCACGTCATCATCCGCCTCGACGGCAACGAACCCGACTGCCCCGGCGCGATCGTCGCGCCCCCGGCTCCGCTCGGGCTGCTGGACCTGGTCGCCGCCGTCGAGCAGGCTGCCGCCTCCACCGCGTTCACCACCGACCCCCACCCCCACCAGCCCGCCGGCTGGTCGATCGGGTGGGGCGATGAGGGCAAGGGCCGTTACGCCGACATCCGCCCGGTCCGGCTGGCTGGCGACGGTGAGATCACCGATGGCATGGTTGCTGCCTACCTGGCGAAGTACGCCACGAAGAGCACCGAGGCCACCGGCCACGCCTCCGGCCGGCTCAACGGCGACATCATCGACCTGTATGCCAACCCCGACGGCACCCACACCGAACGACTCATCGACGCCGCCTGGACCCTCGGCGGCGCACCCGACTGGACCGGGCTGCGGCGGTGGGCACACATGCTCGGCTTCGGCGGCCACTTCCTCACCAAAAGCCGCCGCTACTCCGTCACCTTCCGCATCCTGCGCGACGCCCGCGTCATATGGCGCCGCACCGTCGAGCACGACCAGGACGCCGCCGAACACGACAGCGAAACCACCGTCGTCATCAACACCCTCGCCTACACCGGCTCCGGCTGGCTCACCACCGGCGACGCACTCCTAGCGAACACCGCCGCAGCCATGGCCCGCGAACGAGCAGAAGCCGGCCGCGAAGCGATGCGCGAACTCGTCGGCTGA